In Aegilops tauschii subsp. strangulata cultivar AL8/78 chromosome 3, Aet v6.0, whole genome shotgun sequence, one genomic interval encodes:
- the LOC109748811 gene encoding putative F-box/FBD/LRR-repeat protein At2g05300, whose product MEIHSGVPCTKRAKLAPPATPSSGGSGEGAPTESEDQEEQSGPDRISDLPDAILGEVISRLSTREGICTRIVARRWRPVWSTAPLNLDCREIPVAHLFNALETVHIEIISRVSAYSEELACIRYIGTWHQGKTLPGDGSCLPESILSSHVGAVLRLCIPACYLQCRPSTVHDRLESPRLNNLQIPDHYVEVLELPLVKRLSLVEVDISNFWLQSMINSSCPALECVLLVCNRERHRITINSRNLVSIGIRGEKGEFIIEDAPSLQRLTHNLQSNNMEVFIVSAPKLEKLGKFSISLDSTGFGDDQPIYNAGGNVPDGARTIWRCKHRAFLKEHIIHLKTVTLEDYEKSGKNTEFVRFFILNATELETMRIKFHFPSDFTQEFYKQQQKLFLWENEVSKRAHLKLSACCNHLCLDLKHRRVECLDLSDPFTCACWTQGCSQFLKLVQLDVVAPI is encoded by the exons atggagatccACTCCGGTGTGCCATGCACCAAGAGGGCGAAGCTCGCGCCACCGGCGACGCCGTCCTCTGGTGGAAGCGGCGAGGGTGCGCCTACCGAATCCGAGGATCAGGAAGAGCAGTCTGGTCCGGACCGCATCAGCGACCTCCCAGACGCCATCCTCGGTGAGGTCATCTCCCGTCTCTCCACTAGGGAGGGCATCTGCACTCGGATTGTCGCACGTCGTTGGCGCCCTGTTTGGTCGACCGCTCCTCTGAATCTGGACTGCCGTGAGATCCCTGTCGCTCATCTTTTTAACGCCCTAGAAACAGTTCATATCGAGATCATTAGTAGGGTCTCTGCCTACAGCGAGGAGCTTGCTTGCATACGATACATCGGAACTTGGCATCAGGGAAAAACACTTCCTGGTGATGGTTCGTGCCTTCCAGAGTCCATCCTCTCCAGCCATGTGGGCGCAGTTCTCCGCCTTTGTATACCGGCGTGCTACCTCCAATGCAGACCCTCTACTGTCCACGACCGGCTTGAGTCCCCCAGATTGAACAATCTCCAG ATACCAGACCATTATGTAGAGGTACTTGAACTACCACTGGTCAAGAGACTTTCGCTTGTTGAGGTTGATATATCAAACTTCTGGTTGCAAAGCATGATCAACTCTAGTTGCCCTGCACTCGAGTGCGTGCTGCTTGTTTGCAATAGAGAAAGGCATCGGATCACAATAAATTCTCGTAACCTTGTAAGCATCGGCATCCGTGGTGAGAAAGGAGAATTCATCATCGAGGATGCCCCCTCACTTCAAAGGTTGACCCACAATCTCCAGAGCAATAACATGGAGGTATTCATCGTCTCTGCACCCAAACTAGAGAAATTGGGCAAATTCAGTATCTCGCTTGATTCCACAG GGTTTGGCGACGACCAGCCTATCTACAATGCG GGAGGAAACGTTCCTGATGGTGCAAGAACTATTTGGCGTTGCAAGCACCGTGCATTTCTCAAAGAACACATCATTCATTTAAAGACAGTAACGCTGGAAGATTATGAAAAAAGCGGGAAGAACACCGAGTTTGTGAGGTTCTTTATTCTGAATGCAACGGAGCTAGAGACCATGAGGATTAAGTTTCACTTTCCCTCAGACTTCACGCAAGAATTTTACAAACAGCAacagaagttgttcctgtgggaGAATGAAGTTTCCAAACGCGCCCATCTCAAGTTATCAGCATGCTGCAATCATCTGTGCTTGGATTTGAAACACAGGCGTGTTGAATGCTTGGATTTGTCAGATCCGTTCACCTGTGCCTGCTGGACACAGGGTTGTAGTCAGTTCCTCAAGCTAGTACAGTTAGATGTTGTTGCGCCAATCTGA